Genomic window (Salvelinus namaycush isolate Seneca unplaced genomic scaffold, SaNama_1.0 Scaffold872, whole genome shotgun sequence):
tttgcttgacatcatgggaaaatcaaaagaaatcagccaagacctccacaagtttgtttcatccttgggagcaatttccaaatgcctgaaggtaccaggttcatctgtacaaacaatagtatgcaagtataaacaccatgggaccacgcagccgtcataccgctcaggaaggagacgcgttctgtctcctagagattcaTGTacttggtgtgaaaagtgcaaatcaatcccagaacaacatcaaaggaccttatgaagatgctggcgGTAACAGGTACAAAAAGATCTATaaccacaataaaacgagtcctatatcaacataacctgaaaggccgctcagcaaggaagaagccactgctccaaaaccgcaataaaaagccagactacggtttgcaactgcacatggggacaaagatcatactttttggaagaatgtcctctggtctgatgaaacaaaaatagaactgtttggccataatgaccatcgttatgtttggaggaaaaagggtgaggcttgtgTAACAGTTTCAACTtcagaccgtcccctcgccctgacccgggcgcgaaccagggacccactgcacacatcaacaacagtcacccacgaagcatcattacccatcgctccacaaaagccgcggtccttgcagagcaaggggaactacttcaaggtctcagagcaagtgacgtaaccgattgaaaggctattagcgcgcaccaccgctaactagctagccatttcatatccgttacactcacccccctttaacctcctccttttccgcagcaaccagtgatccgggtcaacagcatcgatgtaacagtataactttagtccgtccccttgCCCCGACCCGGgggcgaaccagggaccttctgcacacatcaacaacagtcacccacgaagcatcgttacccatcgctccacaaaagccacggcctttgcagagcaaggggaaccactacttcaacgtctcagagcaagtgacgtaaccgattgaaaggctattagcgcgcaccaccgctaactagctagccatttcacatccgttacacttgcaagccgaataacaccatcccaactgtgaagcacgggggtggcagcatcatgttgtggggtgctttgctgtaggagggactggtgcacctcacaaaatagatggcatcatgaggaaagaaaatgatgtggatatatctatatatatctatatatctcaagacatcagtcaggaagttaaagcttggtcacaaatgtgtcttccaaattgacaatgaccccaagcatacttccaaagttgtggcaaaatggcttaaggacaacaaagtcaaggtattggagtggccatcacaaagccctgacctcaatcctatagaaaatttgtggcaagaactgaaaaagcatgtgcgagcaaggaggcctacaaatctgactcagttacacaagctctgtcagaaggaatgggacaaaattcacctaacttattgtggaagcttctggaaggctacccgaaatgtttgacccaagttaaacaatttaaatgcaatgctaccaaatactaattgagtgtatgtaaactcctgacccactgggaatgtgatgaaataaataaaagcggaaataaatcattctctctactattattatgacatttcacattcttaaaacaaagtggtgatcctgactcacctaagacagggatttcttactacgattaaatgtcaggaattgtgaaaaagtgagtttaaatgtatttggctaaggtgtatgtaaacttccgacttcaactgtgtatatatttatatatacacaatacaaaaccttactgagtaccactctccgtATTTTGAAGCATAGtggttgctgcatcatgttatgggtatgcttgtaatcgttaaggactaggttaaaacctgttgaggacagagggcgctgttttcactttgggggaaaatcgtgcccaatttaaacggcctcgtactcaattcttgctcgtacaatatgcatattattattactattggatagaaaacactctctagtttctaaaaccgtttgaattatatctatgagtaaaacagaactccttttgcagcaaacttcctgacaggaagtggaagatctgaaatcgatgcactgttctaggggctgcctattaaagtccttgatatttattagtttagatgcacttcatacgtcttccactagatgtcgacaagcagtgagagaagaaattgagtgtgtaacttgatctgggctcgaataatagctcttggcatgtcaccagtttcctgttttctggagagtgcgagaagggacctggatttgccttctgatatttccggctttgattttatttgatacatgtgacaatatcatcgtaaagtatgttttttcaatgtagtttaatcagattattgaaattttttcgggagttttgccgtgttccgttctctgagtttgttgacgatggagagattcgcgccacttggcaagtgtgcttgctaaatcgagagggaaaaaggccgttctaaaaccaaacaacgattgttctggacaaaggaccccttgtacaacattctgatggaagatcagcaaaagtaggacccattttatgatgttttttcatatatctgtcgtacatgtgaactagtcgtttgcgcccagagtttgggcactctctcgctatacctaagctggatgtcgtaatgaagttatttttagaattctaacacggcgattgcattaagaactagtgtatctatcatttcctatacaacatgtattttttagttatgtttatgaatagttatttggtcagaatatgtgtgtcagaaaaagtgtcagaaaaatatccggatgttgtgggaaaaagtggctacgttagcacaatgtataaccactgatttcagctctaaatatgcacatttttgaacaaaacataagtgtatgtataacctgatgttataggactgtcatctgatgaagcttatcaaggttagtcaaaaattatatatcttttgctggtttattcgctatcgctaatgtgcctattgctatcgctaacgtgccttgatgaatgaatgcggtagtgtggtaggctattgtagtaagctaatataatgctatattgtgttttcgctgtaaaacacttaaaaaatcggaaatattggctggattcacaagatgtttgtctttaatttgctgtacaccatacatttttcagaaatgttttatgatgagtatttaggtatttgacgttggtgtctgtaattactctggctgcttcggtcctatttgtgacggtagctgtgatggtagctgcaatgtaaaactgatttatacctcaaatatgcacatttttcgaacaaaacatagatttattgtataacatgttataagactgtcatctgatgaagttgtttcttggttagtttggttggttcttggttagttaggttggctttgtgcatgctacctgtgctgtgaaaaatgtctgtccttttttgtatttggtggtgagctaacataaatatatgtggtgttttcgctgtaaaacattttaaaaatcggacatgttgactggattcacaagatgtgtatctttcatttgctgtattggacttgttaatgtgtgaaagttaaatatttcaaaaaaatatcttttgaatttcgcgctctgccttttcagtggaatgtgggaggagttccgctagtggaacgccagagccagacaggttaagggtaaaaaaagagagggaatggagctaagcacaggtaaaatcctagaggtaAACCttgttcaatctgctttccaccagacactgggagattcatttacctttcagcaggacaataacctaaaacaccaggtcaaatatacactggagttgcttactctgaacatagtgaatgttcctgagtggccaagttacagttttgacttaacctttcacgagtatcaaccccgtatccgggatcaccccccaccccccccacactgattagcatcgctagcatagcttcacaagtaaatagtagcatctaaatatcattaaatcacaagtccaagacaccagatgaaagatacagatcttgtgaataaacccatcatttctgttttttaaaatgttttacagggaagacacaatatgtaaatctattagctaaccacgttagcaaaatacaccatctttctttgtccaccattttctctctccaccactagctatcaccaattcggctaaactaagatattgatagcaacaaaccaagaaaaaaactcatcagatgacagtctgataacatatttatggtataggataggtgttgttagaaaaaagtgcatatttcaggtagaaatcacagtttacaattgcaccgaccatcacaaatcgactagaattactagatagagcaacgtgtatgaccaatttactcatcataaaacatttcataaaaatagacaaagcatagcaatggaaagacacagttcttgtgatttcagaccatatttcagattttctaagcgtttttcagcgaaaacacaataaatcgataagttagcataccacatgtgcaaacgttagtagagcatgaattcaaggcaaagggagctataacgttatcatcgccaaaatatattaattttttcactaaccttctcagaattcttccgatgacactcctgtaacatcattttacaacatacatatacagtttgttcgaaaatgtgcatatttagccatacaaaaccgtggttatacaatggaaatagtcacaactcaagcatcaaaatgagggacgtcagctttcagagtgatctagtttaatcgaaagctaatcatatacttgactaaaaaatacagagttgacaggaatcgaaagacaaattagttcttaatgcaaccgctgacttacatttttaaaattatccttacttttcaatacagggttcgccaagtgaagctataccaaacaaaatggcgaaatatgcgtttaaaatatttcgacagaacaacgatttatcatattaaatattgcttactttgagctgttcttccatcagattcttgggcaatgtattctttcttgggtttaatcttcttttggtcgaaagatgtcctttgtccgtctaaatgcccgctaacgttcgaccgggaccccgaaatgtgcccggtgcttcacatagaaatgcatcaaaatcgcactaaacggatataaattgctataaaacggtttaaattaactaccttatgatgtttctaagtcctatatcgaattaaattacagacggatacatttcaagttgataaccgagcctgtgaaaatggcatccggaggtcccttcctgcgcaATGGTCAGAGTCgaaaaggggggctaccctcactccttggccttttataacctctgagagctacgcagaaagcccattccacttctcattggttactgacatccaggggaaggcgggtgcagttcgtgtcgttccataggatagacagagaccttaaaaactgatctgaaaccagagcttcgctctcagacctttcactgtctgtcatggatttcgctgtagaaagagttctgggtcacccacagacatcatttcaacgttgtatgaaactagaaagtgttttctatccaatagaattaataatatgcatattgtacgagcaagaattgagtactaggcagtttaatttggagacgacaaaatgctaattcggaacagcaccccctgtagtcgcaagaagttttaagtctgcttgaaaatctatcgcaagacttgaaaatggtagtctagaaatgatcaacaaccaatttgacagagcttgaagaattttgaaaaaaagaatggacaaatattgtacaatccaggtgtgcaaaactcttagagacttacccagaaaggtgattccaacatgtattgactcaggggtgtgaatactcatgAAAAtgagatatttttgtatttaatattgaatgcatttcactttgtcattacaggGTTTTGTTCGTAAATGGGTGATAAAAaatatgtttaatacattttgaattcaggatgtaacacaataaaatgtgtaaTAATTGAAGGGGCATtcatactttctgaagacactgtacgcgaccaataaactttgatttgatgaggAGGAAAATAATATTTTAAATAAAAACTTCACCTGCAGAAATGAATGCTGGGTAATATATAattgtttttgcatattttttatgTGGACATTTCAGTTAATTAAAATAGTGTTTATTAATGTACACATTACTATTTAGAGATTTCTTTTTTTTCAGCTTCAGATTGATTGCTTATTGACATCTACAAATGAATGTAGgaataatgattaataaatggtaAGTAAGCTCTTTACAAACTGTTTATAAATGGTTTAGTAAGGGACCTTAATAAAGTGTTACCAGTACTTTGAAACTCAGTTGAAACTATACCTATCGTGTACTTGATCACTCTTTGAGcagtttcattaaaaaaaaattaaaaacttaAAGGCACTACTAAAAGACTGAAAAAAGTTCATTTAAAATGCACTTTTAATAAGTGTATTGAAGTGAAATTATAGTATATGTGTAGTATACTTAAAGATATAGTAGAAAAGTGCATCTTGTATTTGAAGTACATGTATATTATATGAATCTGTAGTATTTAAGCATCCTTCAATATACATGTAATATATACTTTTTTCCCGATTGGGTTCCATCTGTGAGTAGTCTTCCTACCTGATGGGAATTATTGGCACTCCAACACTACGGCACCCTCCCCTTGTGAGGATAAAGGTACTGAGACTTATTCTAGAATGTTttctgagattctagaacaccttGTGAGGACAAAGGTACtgagacttattctaaaatgttttctgagattctagaacaccttGTGAGGATAACGGTACTGAGACTTATTCTAGAATGTTttctgagattctagaacaccttGTGAGGATAAAGGTACTGAGACTTATTCTAGAATGTTttctgagattctagaacaccttGTGAGGACTAAGGTACTGAGACTTATTCTAGAATGTTttctgagattctagaacacattgAGAGGGATCTTAGAGcagtcctccatacagaatcctttcagatccttgatatcctctgtctgtgcttatggactggccctgttcaattcaaaccacaggttttcaatggggttcaagtccggagactgtgATGGAGTTTgttgtgtgcttggggttattgtatTGCTGCAAGCAGAGGCAACCAGTTTTTTTgtctaaaatgtcctggtacttgatAAATGTCATGATGCCATTGACCAATACCAGTACCAGTGGTAGCAAAATAGCTCCGTAACCTCAAAGAtgcaccaccatattttacagtcgGTGTGAAGTACTTTTCTGCATGTGCTTCTGTTTTTTTTACGGAACTCACCACTGGTGTGCTTGGCCAAAGTGTTCTATTTTCATGtgatctgaccatagcaccgcctGGAGTTTAAGAAACAgtattggcacttggattggaaccggtgctattgtcagatgacatgaaaataagcTGTATAGGCCTGtagatcctggtcaaaagtagtgcaccaccctatgggccctggtcaaaagtagtgcacaacccTATAGatcctggccaaaagtagtgcaccaccctatgggccctggtcaaaagtagtgcactatgtagggaataggatgccatttgggacgcagggtATGTTTCTTCTATATTGAATCCTCTACTAACACAAAGATAAAGATCATGTTTACCAATATGGAGGTTTGGGGGCTGATAATCACTGCTTGAAATGCATTAAGTGACATCTGTAGATTTATGACTGGGATTTTCAGGCTGTGTTACATGGAAACCATTTAGGGACCAAGAATCGTTTGGGGGAAGAGATACGACAGAAACCTTTGCAATGCAGCAGTACGTTAACTAGTCATACACACACTCGCACATGAGTATGAACACAAACGCTGACGTAAACtacacaacctctccctctccttctctctatctctctctgactgtcccATTCAGTTTCAGATGTCAAAAGAGCTTGGCATCCAGCCAGGCAGTAATATTAAGCCTGTATAGATATATTAATAAGGAAATTGTACTCTTTTAATCTCTGAATTAACACTTATCTGGTGGAAACACTTCATTCTGTTTCTGTGCTTGTAGTAATTGTAGTATTTGTAGTATTTGTTTACAAAATGAAAATAAAGATACTGTAACTGTATGGTATTTCATATGGTAAAGTCCACTATGTTGTGAGCTTCCATTTGCATTTGACCTGTTGTCTCAGATAAACAGAATGAATGTCAGTGGTGTGTTTTCTGATTTCAGATATAAATACTAACTAGAGTCATGTTGTAATGTAGTAGTAATGTCATGTTGTAATGTAGTAGTAATGTCATGTTGTAATGTAGTAGTAATGTCATGTTGTAATGTagtagtaatgtcatgtaatgtagtagtaatgtcatgtaatGTAGTAGTAATGTCATGTTGTAATGTAGTAGTAATGTCATGTTGTAATGTAGTAGTAATGTCATGTTGTAATGTAGTAGTAATGTCATGTTGTAATGTAGTAGTAATGTCATGTTGTAATGTAGTAGTAATGTCATGTTGTAATGTAGTAGTAATGTCATGTTGTAATGTAGCAGTAATGTCATGTTGTAAAGTAGTAGTAATGTcatgttgtaatgtaatagtaATGTCATGTTGTAATGTAGTAGTAATGTCATGTTGTAATGTAGTAGTAATGTCATGTTTAACTGAATGACTTTTACTATGTTGAATCTTACACTAAACATGATCATATGTGAAAATAGCATCCCTCTTTttcagtccccaggtccagaacaaattcaaggaaacgtacagtaaTATACacagccatgagtgcatggaaatCACTTCCATCTTatatactgacatgtatgtggaactgatagatgcacactacatgtattttttattttatttatgtaaattgtgaagtcttttgtctgtaatgtattttttgttatgtgtcggaccccagttaGAGTATTATATGAGTCTATTGTAATCATGTATATTTCAATATacacataatttattaaaacttACTTGGCTTCTGATTGGATTCCATCTGCGGGTAGCCTTTCCACCTGATGGAAAAGCCCATGTTAGTCAAGTTGACATAGTCGTTTCCTGCGATGGCAGCGAAGACTGGGAGAAGCTGTCTGTTGATGTTGACTTGTCTGCAGAAGCTTGTTGTGGTGTACCGCTTGCAGGGGATGTAATTCTGAGAACTCCCGCGTTGCACAGACACGTTCTGCCACTGAAAATGGAAGAAGGGCAGATATCCTGCCTggatgtcaaaaatataaaagtcACTGTCATTGGACAGGACCGGACAGTTCCACCTTTGAGCCAAGGAGGCTATTTCTTGGTCTGCTTCAAAGATGCACTGTGCGAACGGCACCTTCAGGCTGGAGAGGACCTGTTTGAAGACTTGTTTGACGAAGATTGGTAGTAGACCCCTCTCCTTAAGCCCCATGGACAAGTGGTTGGCTTGCTTGATCCTTGATTGAACTCGTTTTCGGAGAGTTTCAAACTTTTTATCGGTGTGGTCGGAGCCTCCGTCTATAATCACATAAGGTTCAATGCTACAATCTCTCAGAGCCTTAAAGAACTTGCAGACCTGGTCCTCAAAATCATCATAATCCCCTCCATGCTGCTGATCCCCACGTGGGTTAAAATAAAGAGAGTGGTACAGAGTACAACCATCTATGACCACCTTGCTGTTTCTGAAGCGATAATCTGTTAAAATCGCTCCCTGATCCTTTACAAAGCTGGTTAAACCCCAGACACCCATGATGTGATCTTTCTACGATATGATGTCTATCTAAGTGAATAGTTTTAGTCACAGGACTATTTATAGCATCGTTACAATGGAGGAGTTTCCTTTTAGTTAAGTTTCCCTTTCCATACGTCATATGGTCACTCCACCTGATGCTGAGTAGATCTTGACTAGTTAATGGGATCATTCTTATTGAAATCCTCTATGAAAATAATACAATCAGAAATGGGCTACCGTGATGATGGTCGTGTTGTGGGttaccatgttggtggtggtggtggtgttgtctaccatggtgttggtgttggtgtgggctaccatgttggtggtggtgttggtggtggtgatgtgggataccatggtggtggtggtggtggaggtggtggtggcggtggtggtggtggtggtggtggtgtgggctaccatgttggtggtggtgttggtggtggtgatgtgggataccatggtggtggtggcggtggtggtggtggtggtggtggtggtggtggtggtggtggcggtggtggtggtggtggtggtggtggtggtggtggtggtggtggaggtggtggtggcggtggtggaggtggtggtggcggtggtggtggcggtggtggtggtggtgtatgcTAGCGTGATTGTGGTaagggctaccatggtggtggtggtgtgggctaccatggtggtggtggtggtggtggtggtgggggataccatggtggtggtggtggtggtggtggtggtggtgggggtggtggtggcggtggtggtggtggtgtatgcTAGCGTGATTGTGGTaagggctaccatggtggtggtggtggtggtggtggtggtgatgtgggataccatggtggtggtggtggtggtggtggtggtggtggtggtggtggaggtggtggtggcggtggtggtggcggtggtggtggtggtgtatgcTAGCGTGATTGTGGTAagggctaccatgttggtggtggtggtgttgtctaccatggtggtggtgttggtgtgggctaccatgttggtggtggtgttggtggtggtgatgtgggataccatggtggtggtggtgggggtggtggtggtggtgtatgcTAGCGTGATTGTGGTaagggctaccatggtggtggtggtggtggtggtggtgatgtgggataccatgggggtggtggtgggggtggtggtggtggtggaggtggtggtggcggtggtggtgtaTGCTAGCGTGATTGTGGTGGTGTGGTCTactatggtggtggtgttggtggtggtgatgtgggataccatggtggcggtggtggcggtggtggtggcggtggtggtggtggtgtatgcTAGCGTGATTGTGGTaagggctaccatggtggtggtggtggtggtggtggtgtatgctagagtgatggtggtgttggtggtggtggtggtggtggtgatgtgggataccatggtggtggtggtggtggtggtggtggtagtgatgtgggataccatggtggtggtggtggtgtatgctagagtgatggtggtggtgtggtcTAGCGTGGGGGTGATGTGGGCtactatggtggtggtggtgttgtgggctaccatgttggtggtgaTGTAGGCtactatggtggtggtggtgatgtgggctactatggtggtggtggtgatgtgggctactatggtggtggtggtgatgtgggctactattgtggtggtggtgatgttggctactatggtggtggtggtgatgtgggcgactatggtggtgttggtgatgtgggctaccatggtggtgtgaCAGTTAAATCACAGGAGGAGATGGAGTAACAGGTCAAAGGGTTAAAGGTTAATTAACTTAAAATACAGGAGGACATGGAGTGAAGAGTCTCAGTCACATGACTATTTACAGCGTCATTACAATGGATGGGTTTCTCTTTTGTTAAGTTTCCCTTTCCGAAAACCTAACAGGCTAACGCCCTGGAGGAGGAATGTATGATGCAGACAGTGCTCATCACACATGATCACTTAGACACTGTCAGGTACCTGACTTACCTTGTCTAGTTTTCTGTTCCATTATATTTGGAAATGAAACCTCCATAACTGATAAACTGCTGCACACTATTTCTATAAACTGGGTGGGTTGGTTGGCAAAGGCCTGTATTTAGTTTAGCTTGCTGATGGTGTTGTgggctactgtggtggtgttgttgtgggcTACTGTGGTGGAGGTGCTGTGGGCTATCATGATGGTGGAGTTGTGGTCTAccatggtggtgatggtggtggtggtgtgctaccatggtggtggagtTGTGGTCTAccatggtggtgatggtggtggtggtgggctaccatggtggtggagtTTTGGGCTACTATGAtggtggtgttgtgggctaccatggtggtggtgttgtgggctacTATGGTGGTGGAGTTGTCGGCTACCATGCTGGTGGAgttgtgggctaccgtggtgatggtggtgttggcctgggctaccatgttggtggtggtggtgctggcgATGTGGGCTACTAtgctggtgtgagagagagaagagagagagagaattagagagatcatacttaaattcacgtaggacaccggataagacaggagaaatactccaggtataacagactgaccctagcccccccgacacataaactattgcagcataaatattgGAAGCTgaaacaggaggggtcgggagacactatggccccgtccgacgacgcccccggacagggccaaacaggcagcacataaccccacccactttgccaaagcacagcccccacaccactagagggatatcttcaaccaccaacttaccatcctgagacaaggccgagtatagcccacaaagatctacCATACGGCAAGACCccgagggggggcgccaacccggactggaagatcatgtcagtgactcaacccactcaagtgacccACCCCTCCTttggacggcatggaagagcaccaggaagccagtgactcagcccccgtaatagggttagaggcagagaatcccagtggagagaggggaaccggccaggcagagacagcaagggcggttcgttccTCCactgcctttccgttcaccttcacactcctgggccagactacactcaatcataggacctactgaagagatgagtcttcaataaagacttaaaggttgagaccgagtctgtgtctctcacatggataagcagaccattccataaaaatggagctctataggagaaagccctgcctccagctgtttgcttagaaattctagggtcagtaaggaggcctgcgtcttgtgaccgtagcgtacgtgtaggtatgtacggcaggacggaattggaaagataggtaggagcaagcccatgtaatgctttgtaggtcagcagtaaaaccttgaaatcagccctatccttaacaggaagccagtgtagagaggctagcactg
Coding sequences:
- the LOC120043118 gene encoding protein asteroid homolog 1-like; this encodes MGVWGLTSFVKDQGAILTDYRFRNSKVVIDGCTLYHSLYFNPRGDQQHGGDYDDFEDQVCKFFKALRDCSIEPYVIIDGGSDHTDKKFETLRKRVQSRIKQANHLSMGLKERGLLPIFVKQVFKQVLSSLKVPFAQCIFEADQEIASLAQRWNCPVLSNDSDFYIFDIQAGYLPFFHFQWQNVSVQRGSSQNYIPCKRYTTTSFCRQVNINRQLLPVFAAIAGNDYVNLTNMGFSIRWKGYPQMESNQKPSKF